From Deltaproteobacteria bacterium, one genomic window encodes:
- a CDS encoding ribulose-phosphate 3-epimerase: MSVESQEIIISPSLLSADFGRLAEELSALEAAGLPWVHWDVMDGAFVPNITLGAPVIKALRPATSLFFDVHLMVDRPERYIADFVDAGADLVCVHAEATLHLERTLQQIRQAGVRCGLALNPASSLSVLEYVLPLLDLVLIMSVNPGFGGQSFIPFSLDKIRSLAAMIRNRDLATVIQVDGGVQPGNIRDLVEAGASVFVSGSAFFGHPPYDLRHQAFLAAARGL; the protein is encoded by the coding sequence ATGAGCGTGGAGAGCCAAGAGATCATCATATCCCCATCCCTGCTGTCGGCTGATTTTGGCCGACTGGCCGAGGAACTTTCGGCCCTGGAGGCCGCCGGGCTGCCCTGGGTGCATTGGGATGTCATGGACGGGGCATTCGTCCCCAACATCACCTTGGGGGCTCCGGTGATCAAAGCCCTGCGTCCGGCCACTTCCCTGTTTTTTGACGTGCACCTGATGGTCGACCGTCCCGAGCGGTACATCGCCGATTTCGTGGACGCCGGGGCCGACCTGGTCTGTGTCCATGCCGAGGCCACGCTTCACCTGGAGCGGACCCTGCAGCAGATTCGCCAGGCCGGGGTCCGCTGCGGCCTGGCCCTAAATCCGGCCTCATCTCTGTCGGTTTTGGAATACGTTCTGCCCCTGCTGGATCTGGTCCTGATCATGAGCGTGAATCCTGGTTTCGGAGGCCAGTCCTTCATTCCCTTCAGTTTGGACAAGATCCGGAGCCTGGCGGCCATGATTCGCAATCGGGACCTCGCCACGGTCATCCAAGTGGACGGAGGGGTCCAGCCCGGAAATATTCGGGACCTTGTCGAGGCCGGGGCTTCGGTGTTCGTTTCCGGTTCGGCATTTTTCGGGCATCCGCCCTACGACCTTCGGCATCAAGCCTTTCTGGCCGCGGCCCGGGGCCTCTAG
- a CDS encoding Lrp/AsnC family transcriptional regulator, with translation MDNVDRKILDIIQVDFPIVSRPYEEIGARVGIAEDEAFERVMALKRSGVIRRIGANFQSRELGWRSTLCSASVPEDKLEAFVAEVNRHPGVTHNYLRDHERNVWFTFIGPSWEDVEKTLAEITTKTGIEIMNLPAEKTFKIRVDFPMSDREE, from the coding sequence ATGGATAACGTCGACCGCAAGATCCTGGACATCATCCAGGTCGATTTTCCCATTGTCTCCAGACCCTATGAGGAGATTGGTGCCCGGGTGGGCATTGCCGAAGACGAGGCCTTTGAGAGGGTCATGGCCCTCAAGCGGTCCGGGGTCATTCGCCGGATCGGGGCCAATTTCCAGTCCAGGGAGTTGGGGTGGAGGTCGACACTGTGTTCAGCCTCGGTGCCCGAGGACAAGCTCGAGGCCTTTGTGGCCGAGGTCAACCGACATCCCGGAGTGACCCACAACTATCTGCGCGACCACGAGCGAAATGTCTGGTTCACTTTCATCGGTCCATCCTGGGAGGATGTGGAGAAAACTTTGGCCGAGATCACGACCAAGACCGGCATCGAGATCATGAATCTTCCGGCAGAGAAGACCTTCAAGATCAGGGTGGATTTTCCCATGAGCGACAGGGAGGAATGA
- the ahbD gene encoding heme b synthase yields the protein MEQGMSGHGHPSGQGIPPLRLVAWEITRSCNLACKHCRAEAHEEPYPDELDTNEAKALIDTFPETGSPIIIFTGGEPLLRPDIFELVGYATSKGLRCVMAPNGTLVNPENARKMISAGVQRCSISLDGPTAELHDDFRGVPGAFERSLAGIRHLKGAGLPFQVNTTVTRQNLGHFREIFDLAKGLGAAAWHIFLLVPTGRGDQIRSEIINAQEYEDVLSWFYDFRKTTDMHLKATCAPHYYRIMRQRAKAEGVAVTPENFGLDAMTRGCLGGIGFCFISHVGTVQPCGFLELDCGNVRKRPFPEIWARSERFVELRTPSCYKGKCGPCEYHRVCGGCRARALTMSGDHLAEEPLCTYRPART from the coding sequence ATGGAACAGGGAATGAGCGGCCACGGCCACCCTTCCGGCCAGGGCATTCCGCCCCTCAGACTCGTGGCCTGGGAAATTACCAGATCGTGCAATCTGGCCTGTAAGCATTGTCGGGCCGAAGCCCACGAAGAGCCCTATCCGGATGAGCTGGACACGAACGAGGCCAAGGCCCTCATCGACACCTTTCCGGAGACCGGGAGCCCGATCATCATCTTCACCGGTGGCGAGCCACTGCTTCGCCCGGATATCTTCGAGCTGGTCGGATACGCCACCTCCAAGGGCCTACGCTGCGTCATGGCCCCCAACGGCACTCTGGTCAATCCGGAAAATGCCCGCAAGATGATTTCGGCCGGGGTACAGCGGTGTAGCATTTCTTTAGACGGGCCCACTGCTGAACTCCACGACGACTTCAGGGGCGTGCCCGGAGCCTTTGAGCGATCCCTGGCCGGGATCCGCCATCTGAAGGGCGCGGGTCTGCCTTTTCAGGTCAACACCACGGTCACTAGGCAGAATCTCGGACACTTCAGGGAGATCTTCGATCTGGCCAAGGGGTTGGGCGCTGCGGCCTGGCACATTTTTCTCCTGGTGCCCACGGGCCGGGGCGACCAGATCCGGAGCGAGATCATCAACGCCCAGGAATACGAGGATGTTCTGAGTTGGTTCTACGACTTCCGCAAGACCACGGACATGCACCTCAAGGCCACCTGCGCTCCGCACTACTACCGGATTATGCGCCAGCGCGCCAAGGCCGAGGGCGTGGCCGTCACCCCTGAGAATTTCGGTCTCGATGCCATGACCCGGGGGTGTCTGGGCGGCATCGGGTTCTGCTTCATCTCCCACGTTGGCACGGTCCAGCCGTGCGGGTTTCTGGAATTGGACTGCGGAAACGTCCGCAAACGGCCTTTTCCGGAGATATGGGCCCGATCGGAGCGCTTCGTGGAGCTCAGAACTCCGTCCTGCTACAAGGGAAAATGCGGTCCGTGCGAATATCACCGGGTCTGTGGGGGCTGCCGGGCCAGGGCTCTGACCATGTCCGGAGACCATCTGGCCGAGGAACCTCTGTGCACCTATCGACCGGCCAGAACATGA
- the hemB gene encoding porphobilinogen synthase: protein MPNFFRGRRLRRSQVIRNLVRETVVRPETLIQPYFVVDSEDEDFVQEIKAMPGQSQYGLKALERRVSRAADLGLRGLILFGIPAQKDERAVGAYAADGIVQRAVAMIKEKWPDLLVVTDVCLCEYTSHGHCGVVKNGAVINDASLTLLARTAVSHARAGADVVAPSDMMDGRVEAIRAALDEEGFLDLPIMSYAVKYSSSFYGPFREAAESTPQFGDRKTYQMDPANLREALQEAAADVAEGADLLLVKPGLPYLDVVRQVSERFDIPVGAYQVSGEYSMIRAAAANGWLDERAVVMETLTSLARAGARFVITYFAEQVLEWNRE, encoded by the coding sequence ATGCCGAATTTTTTTCGTGGACGCCGCCTGAGGCGTTCGCAGGTCATTAGAAATCTGGTCCGGGAAACCGTCGTCCGGCCTGAGACCCTCATCCAGCCATATTTTGTGGTGGACAGCGAGGACGAGGACTTCGTCCAAGAGATAAAAGCCATGCCTGGCCAGAGCCAATACGGGCTCAAGGCCCTCGAACGTCGAGTGTCCAGGGCCGCGGATCTGGGACTGCGGGGGCTCATTCTGTTCGGGATCCCGGCCCAAAAGGACGAACGGGCCGTCGGAGCCTATGCGGCCGATGGCATCGTGCAGCGGGCCGTGGCCATGATCAAGGAGAAATGGCCGGATCTCCTCGTTGTGACCGATGTCTGCCTGTGCGAATACACCTCCCACGGCCATTGCGGAGTGGTCAAAAACGGTGCGGTGATCAACGACGCATCCCTGACCCTCCTGGCCCGGACGGCCGTGTCCCACGCGAGGGCCGGAGCGGACGTAGTGGCCCCTTCGGACATGATGGACGGCCGGGTGGAGGCCATTCGGGCCGCCTTGGACGAGGAGGGATTCTTGGATCTGCCCATCATGTCCTATGCGGTCAAGTATTCGTCATCCTTCTACGGTCCGTTCCGGGAGGCGGCCGAAAGCACCCCCCAGTTCGGGGATCGCAAAACCTATCAGATGGACCCGGCCAACCTGCGGGAAGCCCTGCAGGAGGCCGCTGCGGATGTGGCCGAGGGGGCGGACCTCCTTCTGGTCAAGCCGGGGCTGCCCTATCTGGACGTGGTCCGCCAAGTGAGCGAGCGGTTCGACATTCCGGTCGGGGCCTACCAGGTCAGCGGCGAATACAGCATGATCAGGGCCGCTGCTGCCAATGGCTGGCTGGATGAGCGGGCAGTGGTCATGGAGACCTTGACCAGCCTGGCCAGGGCCGGAGCCCGGTTCGTGATCACCTATTTCGCCGAGCAGGTCCTGGAATGGAACAGGGAATGA